A stretch of the Macaca mulatta isolate MMU2019108-1 chromosome 14, T2T-MMU8v2.0, whole genome shotgun sequence genome encodes the following:
- the LOC706970 gene encoding olfactory receptor 8K3-like, translating to MDKHNLTVVNEFILMGITDIPELQAPLFGFLLIVYMLSVVGNLGLIILTKIDSRLQTPMYFFLRHLAFTDLGYSTAVGPKMLANLVVDQHIISYNWCATQLTVFGIFITSEIFILSAMAYDRYVAICNPLLYTIIMSQRACQVLVAIPYLYSVFLTLLAVIKMFTSSFCGYNIIKYFYCDTRPLIYLLCSYTEDIKLIILIFSAFNLISSLLIVLVSYTLILVTVLKMNSAEGRYKAFSTCGSHLTVITVFYGTLFFMYVHPKSSRSLDVDKMASLFYTLIIPMLNPVIYSLRNKEVKNALCRTWKICANYLFKIHCRL from the coding sequence ATGGACAAACACAATCTGACAGTAGTGAACGAATTCATTCTAATGGGAATCACGGACATCCCTGAACTGCAAGCTCCATTATTTGGGTTCCTCCTCATTGTATACATGTTGTCAGTGGTGGGTAACTTAGGCTTGATCATCCTCACAAAGATAGATTCTAGGCTTCAAACACCCATGTACTTTTTCCTAAGGCATCTGGCTTTCACTGATCTTGGTTATTCAACAGCAGTGGGAcccaaaatgctagcaaaccttGTTGTAGATCAACATATAATCTCCTATAATTGGTGTGCTACCCAACTCACTGTCTTCGGTATATTTATCACTAGTGAAATTTTCATTCTGTCAGCAATGGCCTATGACCGCTATGTGGCCATCTGTAACCCGCTGCTCTATACGATCATCATGTCACAAAGAGCATGTCAAGTTCTAGTGGCAATACCTTATCTCTACAGTGTCTTTTTGACTTTGCTGGCTGTCATAAAAATGTTTACCTCATCATTTTGTGGCTATAACATCATCAAGTATTTCTACTGTGATACTCGGCCATTGATATATTTGCTCTGCTCATACACAGAAGACATTAAATTGatcattttaatcttttcagCTTTTAATTTGATTTCATCTCTTCTGATAGTCCTTGTGTCTTACACTCTGATCCTTGTCACTGTCCTCAAGATGAATTCTGCAGAAGGCAGGTACAAGGCCTTCTCCACCTGTGGATCTCACCTGACAGTGATAACTGTATTTTACGGCACCCTCTTCTTTATGTATGTTCACCCCAAATCCAGTCGTTCACTTGATGTTGATAAAATGGCctctttattttatactttgataATACCTATGTTGAATCCAGTGATCTACAGTTTGAGGAACAAAGAGGTAAAAAATGCTCTATGTAGAACCTggaaaatatgtgcaaattatCTATTTAAAATTCATTGTAGGTTATGA